Genomic segment of Malania oleifera isolate guangnan ecotype guangnan chromosome 7, ASM2987363v1, whole genome shotgun sequence:
CAACCAAAATCTTTAATTATTTAGATTCTAACCCTCTATTAGAGAGAGGCCTTGGATTTGGTTTTGTGTAGAgcaagatgtaatataaaattgtattgaattttgtctaaatccacccaaatccaaatccaaggcccgAAATCGATGGCTCCCAAACGCAGCATAAACATGTTTAACAATAAAAAGCTAATTGTAATCCTTTGACTAATGTAACATCTACTCATTATAAGATTTGGGAAATCAAATAGTTGGATTACAAAAACAGAAAACGTAAATAAAACCTGCTCTGGAAATTTTGGcttttaagaaaaaatctataattttgtctttttttttggCACTTCTTCTCATTTCAGAAAATGGAAAAGGCAAACAAGTTTTGAGCAGTATGACAACAACAAAGCCCTCCACCTAAGTTTCTTTGTTGTCAAGGAGAAATGAATTTATTAGAAAGGATTCCTAAAAGGAGCAGCAGCCAATGACGAGACCTACACATTTTCAACCATCATCCACCAAAAACAAAAGATTATCAATAAAATAAACTACCTAGGCTTGCATTcccaattttcaattttttttagttGAGGTCCTTGAGGATAACTATGAAGATAGTCTGATTTTAATCAGGGGGAAAAAGTCTGATTTGGTCATTTGTTGAGGGGAAAAGAACTACATGAAGGCAGCTAGTTCGTATTTAAGGTTTTCTCCAAAAGCAATATGAATGCTGCTTAAAGAAACAATCAAGGTCAAGCTTCGCTACGACTTTTACTTCTTCCCCCCACATCATTGGTATCAGCTCTTCCATTTTTCCCTCTTTCAATAACAGCCATACACTATAACTAAAACAGCCAACTAAAATTCCTGCCAAGATTGTCTAACAACATCCAAAATTAGATTGTGAAAGAGACTGTCTTTAATGATGCAACATACTAGGAGATAAATTAAAGTTGGATGGCTAAAATCCAAATGTTATTTTTAAGGTCTTTTTGAATAGTGTCTTTCAAAAAAGAAGGATTTCAAGTTTTGACTCTCTTAAATTGTGTCAGACTACCTAGGGCCCTGTTATGTGTTAGAACATGTGAATTGAATCCTTCTTAGAACAGCAAAATGCATTTACATTTATTGATGGTTGGAGCCTAGTATATGAATGTCTAGAATTATATTCAAGTTATCCAGGTGGACCAAGTCAATAAAAGGGAGTCTTGGGCGGCGAGGAAGTATTTTGTTATATTTTGAATCAATTCTCTCCAATTGCTTAAAATGCTTAGCAACCTTTCATCCATAGCAGTCTCATCTTTGTTGTCACTTCTAATTTCTATATTTCTCTTCTTCATCATTTAAGAGTTCAGTTTTAAAAGTGCAGGTGCAACACTTTAAAGATCCTTGGAGAAACAGAGATTAGAGGACACTGCAACCATAATGCGGCAAAAGTGGCAATTAAGGTGGATGAATGATAAAAGGCAGAGAGAAGTAGAGCAGAAACAGAATGAAATCCTAATTATCAATCTCTAGACAGTTTTCAAGCAAAAACATGAAGGCAGCAATGAGTAACAAACAGCAGCAGCAAATAGATCCTCAAcacctgagagagagagagagagagagagaggaatgcaTGCTACATCAAATGAAAGATACACAAAAGTCAGTTTTCCAAGCATGTAGAATTGTTAATTCCTCATAGAAGATGACAAAAcaggaaattaaaatattaagcaCATACTATGATGATCGGAGAATTCTTGATTGTATATCACATTATTTCATTGTTGAGTTCTTCAAGCATATCCTATGTTTACAAGAGTTTCATTGTAAGACGCAAGCTAAATTAGGACCAATAATGAGCTTGAACTAGAATGAACAAGCTTGAATACAGTTATACATCTCAAGTCAAGCTTGAACTGATTCTGAGAACAATCCAAATTAGACCAAACTCAACCTGAATGACCAACTGTTCAACTTCCTCATCCTCTTCCGAACCTTACATTCAGGTAAGTTAGCAAAAAGATGAGAAAGGGTAACATAATCATATTAAATATATCCAAGTGAAGATATGCAGTCAGTCAATTTTTATGGCTTCATCAAACGTTATAAGCAAGCAGCTACAGGTGCACTTACATGAGCTGAAAAACAGCCCCTAGCATGATACCAAGAAACACAAACTTTGGAAATTGAAGGAGCCTCGTGACTAGTGACTTCTTAAGTGAAGGTTGAAGCCTTTGATGTTTGAACagtcccaaaaaaataataataataataataattaagccCAGATACAAGAAATTCGCTCACGCTGCAAACACGCAAATCACTTAGTTAATTCCATCCACAGTACCCAACAGCACTAGCACTTTTTTCAGATAAATATTTCAATATGCAGATAagctccaaaattttgaaattctcACATTGATAATTTTTTTTCTGTAAAGAGAAGTTCACTAAAGAGCATCAAATGGATGCCCCAGAAATACAAACAAAAAATTTCCTCTTAATAATGTCAAGAATAGTTATTTTCCTCTTGATAATGACAGTGACAAGAAtgaaaataacaacaacaattgTTTCTCTTACCCATATGTAATGTAAGGCTCCACAATTCGCAGCATTTCCATCATCCCTTCAGTTGCCCGCACAAAGCAGCCACTGTAGATTTTCCTTAATCTCAGCAAGTGTAAGATCTTCCTCGTTTTTGGATGCATGTcatttttgctgaagaaaattatagaaaaaatttagaattaatTACTACAAGGAAAATCATCATACCTAATTAGTAACCCACCCTCGTAATCGAATGATGAAAAGTAGTTTGGATTCTGATATCTGTTGTGCCCGTCTTTGCCTCTTTTTCCTATGCTTCATTTGAATGAGATCCACCTCCTGTGTATGGGAATAAGATAGCAAATAAGAAATGCTAGCTTGTTTAATCATGAATTAGGTGAAACCGAGAAAGACCGACAGGCATTAAGATTGCAATTGATGAATGAGGTCCAACTCCAAAAAAATTTATAATCCATGCAATAAGTAACAAACAGGCTTGAAATACACCATGTTAATTATTCTACATGCAGCCGGAATCTACCTAGGCTTAAACATCCGCCATTACTGCATTCATAAGGATTAATACATGACTCTGAAGCTACATAAGATTTTTGGATAAAGTCTACAGTCTATGGACGTGATGGCCATTATTCACATTAAAGCAGGAAAAAAGGCAGTTCAACAGTTTAGCCCTGTCACTGTGTCCTGAGATCCTGGATTACAGGACAGACTGCTAAAGATATATTCATGCCCAAAGTACACATAAAAGTCTAATAAATGCATACTAATTGCTAAGATAGTCAAACTTGTTTTACAATTTCACACTGCAATATTTGATTCTTCATAAGAACATATAAAAGTtgcttttaaaaattcaaaattagtaAAATcataatgaaaaaaattaaaaacataaagcATATGAATCAATTAATGTATTCAGCCAATTATCCAGgcaataaaacaaaaataacacTGATTTTTGCATACATGTTCATATGTGCATGTCAGGTCATACACATACACGTGTGTATTTTTATCACATGAAGGTATGGCCACATACAGCACAAACCTTGACTGTGctctataaaattttctttttggtcAACCAGATGACAAATAAACTTATGTAGAGCATAAAATAAGGAGTGGAATTTTGCTGGAATCTTTTTAGCATGAGAAGCAACATTTGTTCTCAACTAAGCACCAAACCAATATTAAATcaccaccaaaaaaaaaacactaaaatcatatacattttgTAATTATGATTAATTACTTTTTTCCGATACTCATCTACAAACTGCTCAGCCCTTTTAAAAGCAAACTTCCTGTCCTCCTTAGCTTTCCATCTCCTCTGCTCCAGTTGCTCCCTCCTTCTGAGTGCCCACTCTTcattactttttcttttcttcaatacTATCTCTGGTATATATGTAAGGGGTTTTGCTTCCTCGTCAGCCATCTAGGCAGCAAATCAACAATAACAGATCTAGAAGCAAATAAAAAGTTAAAAGTCTTTTGACCAGATGGAAAAATGAAGAGGGGAAAAACAATATTACTATATCTACAGTTAATTACAGATGATATTAATATGAGGAAGCTAAAGAACTATCATCTACATTCTACAGGTTCAAGCAAAGATGTTTCTTGTTGTGCTCCTTTTTCAGCTTGTAAAAAATATCCTTAATACACTTCCTTTCCCTTCATCATAAACTCATTTTTGAGTAAACACACATACAGATATATCAAACCCAATTGTTCAATTACTAATATACATCTTGAAtattgggatatatatatatatatatatatatatatatatatatatatatatatatacactctaTGCTTTTGATTCTGTTCCCTTCTACAGCAGTGATGCagatatttctttttctttgtatgtCCCCACATTCTCATGAGTCATGAAAGCTCAACTATAGTCCATTTGCTTCAGCAGAATATAAATAAAGTATCTATGCTAAAAAGATGAAGTGGTTCATCTTTGATTTCAAATGGTTACTAAGACTACAAAACAGTGGCTTAATAATGCTGTTATATCCAGCCGAAGTGGCATTCCAAGAATTAAAGTTGAAACTATCAGTTTCTATGCAGAAGAGCAAAAGTGTCATCAACAAATTATATTGAACCTGATGCTTTAAAAGGAGTCATAAGGAATTCTATAATATAATTTCCACgcatctaatttttcaaatttccaaccaagctgtaaaaaaataaaataaataaaaggaagaagaacAGAAGAAACCCAATTGTCAGTTCACCAACCCTAACTAGTTTTTGGCCTTTGGGGCCAACATCCAAAAGGTTACTAAACCGAACTAATTAACTTAAAGACTATACATCCATGCCAAATGgacataaaattatatttttcaggtgCATGCAATCGTGCACAAATGATTTTGAGTTGTCAGATTTGGTGTCAATTTTTTGCTTTCGTTTTTTGTTAAAGTGCATTGAAAGTGGAGCAGAAATACAGAAAGCACCATCACTTGATGCAGATTGTGATTTCTACATTTGAGCAAACGGCCGGAATTGCTTTGGGATTACCTAGCTTGCTCATCAGGAAATTAAAAACAACAAACCTAGTAATAGTGAACCACCGTTTGACAGCACTGGGTCGCAAATCAAGAAATTAAAATTAGTCGAAATAATTAAggagaaaattttgaggaagcaCACGGTTTCCACTACCAAGATCAGTCATGGCGGGGGCAGAgatagagagacagagagaggagTACCGAAGAAGCGGCGGACGCAGGGGAGCACTGGAAGGCGGCGAGGTGGTGCGATGGCGAGGGACAGGGAGGTGGCTGTGGCCTGGGGTAGCGAAGGCTTGGTAGGTTTAGGTTTGAAGGATTATGCTTGGGTatagaaaaaaaagaagggaaaaaaatatttttattacattttttattaaatattatcaaacaattatattttataaattaaaaattaaggaaaaattaagTATGAGTgatgtataaaatttaaatttatttataaatttgttatatcttttattttatttattattcttcTCTCCAAGTAAATATGAACAGATAAATTCGTTTTATGATTCacacttttctttttttaaaaatatttttcaagctaTGAACAATagattaaaaaataaagagttttttctcgttttattattaatttaaaataaaatattaaataatactctttCTGAGAAAAATTTTCCTAATTTAATGTTTACGTAATCTCGCAGTTTTGTGCTGCACGATTTAACACGCGTCACAAACATAGAAGCCCTAGTCAAGTAAATTTCGCACTTTTGTTCTACGAGATTTAAACACACGTCAGAAACTGGGCAACTCTATCAATTAAATCTCACAGGTTGGTCCTACAAGATTTAAACACGCGTCAGAAACTGGTCAACTTTATCAATTAAAATATCGCAGGTTGGCCCTACGAGATTTATTAggtatatattttaaattaaaaatgcaTTATACTCAATTAAAAAAACAAAGTATTCTAATTCGAAGTTAATAACTCAAAAtgtgttttaatttataatttaaaaaatatataaaatatttttccatctaATTAAATGAATTGTTAATCTAGTTTAATATCCAAACTTATAGAACTAaacaaaaatcatatatataaaattttttagtTTCTTATTCTTTAACAATTATCATGCTTTAGGTTTTTTCTTTCTCTACTTACAATGCTTCTTAAAACAATATAAACGGATTAAATGTTATTCATTGCAATAgccaaatttaaaaattttattttttatgataatgcacacacacacacacacacacacacacacacacacacacacatatatatatatatatatatatatatatatatatattgcagaCACCAAATTTTATTCGGAAATCTAAGGTCTTGGGTAAGTCATGTTCTCTTACTCACTTTTTATGTATATTTCACATCTCACTCCGACATACATAGTTTACACATAAAGTGTGAAAATATCTTATAAACAAGAGTACATAAAAGTTCATTTATACAGATAACTTCAAATTGTAAGTATATTTGAATTGCATCATAATGTAAGGATTGGCAACTTAAGATAAATATAAGTAAGCATCATAAAACATATGAtggtgcaaatatttttttatttttttttataaatttcaacATGAAATAAACAAGAAACAGCTTTTTAAATTTCATACATTTGCAGCTCGAATGATGATCCCAGACATTTATTCAAATCCACAATAGGCATCCCACCAGCATCCGTACTCGTGTATGGTTCAATACCTTTTTCCGCAGTCATATCATAATGACGTGTCTGTTGGATGTCTTCCTCCGCTTCAACTACATGCTCTACAGACACCCCCGTCTGCCTATCCATGGCGACATCCACGTGAGGAATGGTATCGACGTATAATTACACAGTTAAATATGATGTACCTACGCAATGTGTATCAAATACAATGCGCAAACCGTAATCATCAGTTACGGAAACAGCCTCATAGAGGACTATATCATTATATCCTCgcatagggtatcttgcggtcacccgtaATGCATATTAATTtagatcaatatgcaaatattgatACATCTTTGagtataatttatttaatttacacctatgaccaattcgaattggtcgaaCTGACGTAGTACTATAACTAACAACCTCTACTTCGATAATaattcccccccccctcccccataTACAACAATATCATCACCAGAACATTGCTcaagcttcctgccatttagagaTTGACCCTCAGGAAATTGTAAACACCTACGAAagtaaattaaaacaaaattagattaaaaatatatatttatacctaTGTCTATAAATTATTGCTTGAATAGGAAGTTTG
This window contains:
- the LOC131159361 gene encoding large ribosomal subunit protein uL30y-like encodes the protein MADEEAKPLTYIPEIVLKKRKSNEEWALRRREQLEQRRWKAKEDRKFAFKRAEQFVDEYRKKEVDLIQMKHRKKRQRRAQQISESKLLFIIRLRGKNDMHPKTRKILHLLRLRKIYSGCFVRATEGMMEMLRIVEPYITYGYPNLKSVRELIYKKGFANIDKQSFPLTDNNIIEQAMGKYGIICIEDIVNEIANVGPYFKEVTHFLWPFTLNKPEGALHGKKMLYKEGGDTGNREDHINELISKMN